The DNA window CATCCCGGCGCTGGTCGTCGGGGCCCTCGTGTACTACCTCTGGCCGTTCGCCCGCTTCGGCTTCGGCGTGCTCGGGTAGCGCGCCTCCGCATCACTCCGCTGGCTGCAGTTCACGGAGCCGGTCCCACCGGTAGATGCCGCCGCGGTGGCCGTCGTCCCAGGTGATGCGCAGCCCCACGCTGCCCGCCTTCTCGATCCGGACGTTTTTCCAGCGGTTCTTCTGGCGGAAGATGTGGAGAACGCCCGGCTTGGGGATGCGCTCGACCTTCTTCCCCTCACATTCCGCACACGGACACGCCTCCCGCAGCCCGTCGAGCGGAAAGACGGACGCGTGCCCGTCGGCCCACTCAATGTTGAGCCGCTGCATCTTGACGTCGAGCGAGACGCGTTCGGGCGGCGGGATGTCCACGGCGAGACCACGGGCGAGAAGCAGAAACGCGCGACACGCCGGAGTCGGGCGCCGCGTCGGCAACGCGCCCGTCGCGGACGCCCCCAATTCCGGACAAAACCCCACAGACGCCTGCCGGGGATGATCCCCGGGCCCGCACTACCCCTCCCCCAGCGAAGGCGCGTCATTCGTGGGCTCCATTCCCGGTAGGCCCACCGTCACACACGTCCCCTCTCCCTCCTCCGTCGCCACGTCGACGGTTCCGCCCATTCGGTCGACCGCCCGCTGCACGACGGCCAGCCCCAGCCCGGTGCCCTCGTACTCGCGCCCAAAGCCCTCCGACGCCTGCCGAAACGGCTCGAACAGCGCCGGCACCTCGTCCGGGTCCATGCCGATGCCCGTGTCCTCGACCTCCACGACCACGTCGCCGCCGGCCCGACCGACGCGCAGCCACACGGTGCCGCCCGCCTCGGTGTACGTAATTGCATTGGAGAGGAGGTGACGCAACACAATCGGGACCTGATCCGCGGGGGCCCGGGTCCGCATCGTCGCGCTCCCCACCTCCGTCCGGAGCGCAATGTCGTCCGCTTCGGCCCGATCTTGAATCTCGTCGGCGACGGAGCGGGCCGCGGCCGCCACGTCGACCGGCTCGGCCGGTTCGTTCTGCTGCTCCGCCTCCAGCCGGGACAGGTTGAGTATATTGTCGAACGTGCGGAGCAGCCGCTCGCCGCTCTTCGCGATCAGCGATGCGAAGCGGGACACGGGGCCCGCGCCGTCGGAGGCCTCGTCGTCGATGGCCTCGGCAAACCCGAGGATGGAGGTGAGCGGGGTTCGTAGCTCGTGGCTCATGTTTGCCAGGACCGCCGACTTGAGCCGGCTCGCCTCTTCGGCCTCTTCCTTGGCCGCCCGGAGGGTCTCTTCGCGCCACTT is part of the Salinibacter ruber DSM 13855 genome and encodes:
- a CDS encoding DUF971 domain-containing protein; protein product: MDIPPPERVSLDVKMQRLNIEWADGHASVFPLDGLREACPCAECEGKKVERIPKPGVLHIFRQKNRWKNVRIEKAGSVGLRITWDDGHRGGIYRWDRLRELQPAE